The stretch of DNA ggcaaaccattcaatatcacagtaatccaagtctgtgccttaACCACTattgccgaagaagctgaagttcaactgttctatgaagacctacatgaccttctagaactaataccaaaaaaaaagatgtccttttcatcataggggactggaatgcaaaagtaggaagtcaagagatacctggaatagtaggcaaatttggccttggagtacaaaattaagcagggcaaaggctaatagaattttgccaagagaacacattggttatagcaagcaccctcttccagcaacacaagagatgactctacacatggacatgaccagatggtcaatactgaaatcatattgattccattctttgcagctgaagatggagaagctctatacagtcagcaaaaacaagaccgggagttaactgtggctcagatcatgaactccttattgcaaaattcaggcttaaattgaagaaagtagggaaaaccactaggccattcaggtatgacctaaatcaaatcctttactattatacaatggaagtgacaaatagattcaagggattagatctgatagacagagtgcctgaagaactatggacggaggttcacaACACTGTACAGGAGTTATCAAAACTGTACAGGATGTTATCAAAACCAtccatgagaaaaagaaatgcaaaaaggaaaatggctgtctgaggagagcttacaaatagttgagtaaagaagagaatcaaaaggcaaaggagaaaaggaaagatatccccatctgaattcagagttccgaagaatagcaaggagagataagaaagccttcctcagtgatcaatgcaaagaaatagaggaaaacaatagaatgggaaagactagagatctcttcaagaaaattagagataccaagggaatatttcatgcaaagatgaacacaataaaggaaagaaaccgtatggacctaacagagcagaagatgttaagaagaggtggcgagaatacacagaagaactatacaaaaaggatcttcatgatccagataaccatgatggtgtgatcactcacctagagtgatccacaccctggaatgtgaagtcaagtgggccttaggaagcttcactacaaacagagctagtggaagtgatggaatccagttgagctatttcaaatcctaaaagatgaggctgtgaaagtgctgcactaaatatgccagcaaatttggaaaacagcagtggccacaggactggaaaaggtcagttttcattccaatcctaaagaaagacaatgttaaagaatgatcaaactaccacacaattgcactcttttcacatgccaacaaagtaatgctcaaaattctccaagctaggcttcaacagtacatgaaccatgaacttccagatgttcaagctggatttagaaaaggcagaggaaccagagatcaaattgccgacacctgttggatcatagaaaaagcaagagaattccagaaaaacatctacttctgctttattgactacaccaaagcctttgactgtgtggatcacaacaaactgtgaaaaattcttcaagagatgggaatactggaccacatgacctgtctcctgagaaacttgtatgcaggtcaagaagcaacagttagcactggacatgaaacaaatggttccaaactgggaaaggagtatgccaaggttgtatattgtcaccctgcttattgaacttacatgaagacatcatgcaaaatgctgggctggatgaagcacaaactggaatcaagattgctggaagaaatatggcaatctctgggagaaatatgcaagaaagtgaagaggaactaaacagcatcttgatgaaggtgaaagaggagaatgaaaaagttggcttaaaactcaatattcaaaaatctaAGGTCATGAcacccatcccatcacttcatggcaaatagatggggaaacaatgggaacagtgacagactgttttcttgggctccaaaatcactgcagatggtgactgcagccatgaaattaaaagctgcttgctccttggaagaaaagccatgaccaacctagatagtgtattaaaaagcagagacggccaacaaaggtccgtaccAGCAaaactctggtttttccagtagtcgtgtgtggatgtgagagttggaccataaagaaggctgagcactgaaaaatttatgttttagaactgtcatgttggagaagactctctcgagagtcccttggactgcaaagagatcaaatctgtcatcctaaaggaaatcaatcatgaatgttcattggaaggactgatgctgaagctggagctccaatactttggccaccggatgtgaagtGCCAGCTtgttataaaagaccctgatgctgggaaagattgaaggcaggagaaggggacgacagagggtgagatggttggatggcatcactgactcaatggacatgagtttgagcaagccctgggagatggtgaaggacagggaagcctggagggctgcagtccatggggtcacaaagagtcagacacaacttagtgacagacCAACAACAAACTAATAGGACTCAGTGACTGACTGGGAGCAAGGGCTGTGGAAGAAGAAGCATCTGGAGTGAGGCGCAAGTTCAGGCACACATGTCTGGGCTAAGAAGGCTTCTGCAGGAAGTAGTTCTGGGCCAAGTCATAGGGAGATTTCACAGCCAAAGAAGGCAGGGAAAATCCCCTTAGGATCTGTAATTTACTCACTTCTAAAACTCTCATTTCCCAGAACTTAGAGACATCCTAACtgtggttattataaaatatgtctaccaaaaaataaattaaaatataaaacacctAAAACGTCTTTGGTATTACTCCATGAAGAGAAAGCCTGAACTAGAACCAACCAGCTAGGCTTTGCTAGATTCTGATCCTCAGAAACTATGAGTTAATGAATGTTTGATATTTTCAATGTGCTAAGTTTCCTGGTAATTTGTTACCCCTCAATAAATACCTAAAATGTTAGCTttttgagttggccaaaaagttcattcagttttttccataagatggctcTAGTAGTGCTTAATTGTCTTTAACTTTATTTTGAGCAACTTTGTTAGATTGCATTGTGACAGCTGTTGTATGGGTGTGCATTTAAAACAACTTACCAAAATtggtggatttttcttttttctattcaacCACTGTGAGCACAATGTAGGATATTacttcctcgaccagggatcaaacctgtgctttctgcagtagaagcacagtgtcttaaccactggacaactagGGAAGTCAGTGATTTTTTTGTGTAACCATTTTAATATTAGAGATGTTAAGGGAAAAGCAACATTTTTGGCCTATTacgctttattatttcaagaaaggtaaaaacacaactgaaacGCAAAAGAAGATTTGTTTGCAATAGATGAAGAAGGTGCTGGGACTGATTGAATGTGTTAAAAGTGGTTTGTGAAGTTTCATGCTGGAGATTTCTCTCTGGATGATGCTCCACAGTAGGGTAGACAAGTTGAAGTTGACAGCAATCAAATTAAGAACATTAATTGAGAACAAGCAAATTACAGCATGAGGGAGATAgctaatatattcaaaatatccaaatcaagcatTGAAAATCAGTTacaccagcttggttatgttcatcactttgatgtttgggttccacataagtgAAAAAACCTCGACCATATTTCCACATGTGATTCCCTacttaaatataatgaaaactttctgtttttaaaacaaattgtgacaggCAATTAAACGTGGATACTGTACAGTAATGTGGAATGGAAGTGATCTTGGGGCAAGCAAAATGAACAAacaccaaccacaccaaaggccAGTCCTCATCCAAAGAAGATAATGTTGTGTGTGTGATGGGAGTAGAAGGGAGTCATCTGTTATGAGATTCTTCCAGAAATCCAaattaattccaacaagtactgctcccaATTAGATCAACTGAAGGCAGCACTTGACAAAAAGTGTCCAGAATTAGCCAACAGAAAATGCAAAATCTTCCATCTGGATAATTCAAGAttgcatgtttctttgatgatcaGGAAAAAACTGTTAGAGTTTGGCTGGGACATTCTGATTCATCTGCCATGTTCACCAGACATTGCACcttcagatttccatttattttggtctttataaaattctttttttaattttttttaattggaggataattgctttacaatgttgtgttggtttctgccatacatcaacatgaatccgtcacaggtatacatatgtacaatattctcttaatggaaaaaaaaattctattcctTGGAAGACTGTAAAAGTCACCTGGAACAATTCTTTGCtccaaaacataaaatgtttaggaagatgaaattatgaagttgcctgaaaaattgcAGACTGTAGTGAAACAAAACGGTGAATAAATTGTCCATTAAAGTTCTCGGTGAAACtggaaaatgtgtcttttatgtttacttaaaaactaaagaaacggacttcgctggtggctcagtggtaaagaatctgcctaccaacccaggagacataggttcaatccctgatccacgAAGATCCCACCTGtgctggggcaactaagcctgtgcaccgcagctactgagcctgtgctctagcccAGGAGCTGGAACTCAAAGCCCgtggtctgcaacaagaggagccaccacaacgacgtgcaccacaactggagaggagTCCCCGTTCACCACCATTGGAGACAAGCccctgcagcaatgaagacacagcacagccaaaaacaaataaataaatggtaaaattaaaaaaaaaaaaaaaaactgaaggaacTATCGGGATGAGCAAACTCTGCTTTCTGATACCGCCCATCCTCTTGCCTCAGGCAGAGACCCAGATTTCTCTGACAGGAATGATGAACAGCACCGCGCACTCCCGCCCTCCTGATgcctgtgaaagaaagtgaaagtgaagtcgctcagtcgtgtcttgtgaccccatgtgactcttgtgaccccatggactgtagcccaccaggctcctctgtccatgggatcttccaggcaagaatactggagtgggttgccatttccttctccaggggaccttcccgacccagggatcgaacccgggtctccgtcattgtaggcagacgcttttaccgccTGACccgcagggaagtccctgacgcCTGTGCTGCGGGGCCAACAGCGGCTGTGCAGTAGGGTGGCCCTGGGCCGGGGGCCTGGAAGCGCAGGGAGATGGTGCCGACCACACAGCAGCGTCCGGGGAAGGCCGCGACACTGCGACACTCCTCCGAGGGATGAGGGGGTTCCCTTAACCCCCGAACCCCTCTCTCACCCTCTTCCACTTCTCTTGAAACAGAAGCCGCCTGCGTTTCGGTCCGGGGCCCCACGACCCGCCCACCTCGCCGTGTGGCTCGCCCCCGCCCTGCTTCCTGCTGCCAGAGCAGCCCCGCCAGGGCTGCAGCTCCTCGGAGGACTTTGCTGACCACTCCCCGCCCTGCTGGGGCCACTGTTACAGCGTCGCTCTCAGTGACAGCTATTCATGTCTGTTTACGGGCCttctttattttactgtttatgtTTTTTGTGGCTGCGACGGgtgtttgttgctgcacatgggctttctctaccTGTGGCCAGCaagggctattctctagttgcagccacaGGCCTCTCGCTGCGGAGGCTTCTTCTGTTGCAGGGTTCAGGGTCTAGGCTCCGCGCCTTCAGCAGTTGCCTACTGTGGGCTCTGCTGCccaggcacgtgggatcttcccagaccagggatccaacccgtgtcccctgtgttggcaggcaagttcttaactgctgggcctccagggaagccccctgttttCCCACTGTTCCCGCCCCACTAGCAGGTGGTTCCCTTGAGTAGCAGGTACGTTCCCTTGAGTAGCGTCCCTTCATCCAGAGCAGTGCCTGCAACCTCTCCAGTATCTTGCCttaagaatcccagggacagaggagctggcgagctacagtccatggggtcgcaagagtcggacacgactgagcgactaacccgcCACCACCACCTGCAACCTAGTAGGTCCTGAGTGGGTCTCGTCCAGGCGGTACTCCAAGCGCCCGCGCCCCACCCACAGCGCGCACAGCCCCCGCCCCGCGGAACTCTGCGACGCAGACTTGTTTCCCTCGGAGCGTATTCGGCGTGGGACCCCAGCCCTCCTTGGTCCCAGCGGGAGCGCATGGCGGTAAGCGGTGTACAGGTGGGGAACGCCTTTGGGCGGTCGGCGGCTCCTCATGACCTTCGTCCTTTCCCCCTTTCCCCAGGCTCCAGGACATCCTGCTCGGGAGACAGCGGCAGCCCCAGGCCCAGGTACTGCCCGTGCACCCTGCAGCCCCTGGTTCCCCAGGCTGCTTCCTAAAGCCCCGAGTCCTTTCACTGTAAGGCCTCAGCCAGTCCGTCTGCTTAGGGCGCCCTACGTGCCGTGACTCTGCCTCGAGGACcaagaagcaaaagaagaaaatccaggATGGGTCGTCTGTTGCCAATGGAAGCGGGAAGACCCCAGAAAAACAGGCCTCCGAGGAAGCCCCCCTAAGCGCAGAGGCCCAGGCAAGGGCGGGCCTCAGTCGGGAAGGGTGAAGTCCCGGGCACGTACTGGGCGGGAGCCCGCCTGTGGGTGTAGTCCTGGATTTACAGCGGGAAGTGGGTGAGATGCGGCGTTTGGGGTTCCTATGGGATGAGGCTGGAGGCCCCAGCGCCCTGACGCCCGCTTACAGTCACTAACCACAATCCATCATAGGCTGAGCAGCTGGCTCGGGAACTGGCCTGGTGCGTGGAAAAGCTGGAGCTGGGACTGAAGATGCAGAGACCCACCCCTAAGCAGAGTGAGGGCCCATCTGTAGATGGGGGAGGGAAACGGTGACAGTCCTATGGCCTCAGGTGCTGCCAAGGGATGGAATTGTTGCCTTTGCGGTAGGACAGTTGGAAGTGAGGATAAAGGTTACTAgtcctttgttttcatttgcagAAGAACAAGCTCTTGGAGCAATCCGAACCTTGCGCAGCCAGAGAACCCCCCTGCCCCGGAAGAGGCAGCTGATGCGCTCTTTGTTTGGGGACTACAGGGCTCAGATAGAAGCCGAGTGGCGCGAGGCCCTGCAGGCTCTCAGGACTGGTGAGAAGCTGAGAACTGGTTGATGAAGAACTGCCTAGTTcaaggg from Ovis aries strain OAR_USU_Benz2616 breed Rambouillet chromosome 9, ARS-UI_Ramb_v3.0, whole genome shotgun sequence encodes:
- the C9H8orf33 gene encoding UPF0488 protein C8orf33 homolog — protein: MAAPGHPARETAAAPGPGRPTCRDSASRTKKQKKKIQDGSSVANGSGKTPEKQASEEAPLSAEAQAEQLARELAWCVEKLELGLKMQRPTPKQKEQALGAIRTLRSQRTPLPRKRQLMRSLFGDYRAQIEAEWREALQALRTAAHSAQVQPVGEAARKKSRRVCRPRPEGRSKGTSDTRDEEFRFNFF